One region of Halomicrobium sp. LC1Hm genomic DNA includes:
- a CDS encoding MoxR family ATPase, translating into MDVPEASDVCSRVLDEMGSAVIGERSFFETVLLGVVGRGHVLLEDVPGTGKTLTAQTMAQTLGLSFSRIQFTPDLLPADITGTHVFNERERSFEFNEGPIFANVVLADEINRAPPKTQSALLEAMEEGQVTVDGDTYDLPQPFFVIATQNPVEMEGTFELPEAQVDRFLAKTSIGYPDEDGEFELLQRRAGRVEQSPSVETVLSPEEVDELRALPESITVEDDVLRYVSNVARATREHRHVDVGVSPRGTQRLFEAVRARALIRGREFVTPDDVKAVAQPVLAHRVVLTPEARVENVAEAAVVESVLDDVPVPTVARQ; encoded by the coding sequence ATGGACGTGCCAGAAGCCAGCGACGTGTGTTCACGGGTGTTAGACGAGATGGGATCGGCAGTGATCGGCGAGCGATCGTTCTTCGAGACCGTGTTACTGGGCGTCGTCGGCCGCGGCCACGTCCTCCTGGAGGACGTGCCGGGGACGGGCAAGACGCTGACGGCCCAGACGATGGCCCAGACCCTGGGACTCAGCTTCTCCCGGATCCAGTTCACTCCCGACCTGCTGCCGGCAGATATCACCGGGACACACGTGTTCAACGAGCGCGAGCGGAGCTTCGAGTTCAACGAAGGGCCGATCTTCGCCAACGTCGTGCTGGCCGACGAGATCAACCGCGCGCCGCCCAAGACCCAGTCGGCGCTACTTGAGGCCATGGAGGAGGGGCAGGTCACCGTCGACGGCGACACCTACGACCTTCCGCAGCCCTTCTTCGTCATCGCGACCCAGAACCCGGTCGAGATGGAGGGCACCTTCGAGCTGCCCGAGGCGCAGGTCGATCGCTTCCTCGCGAAGACGTCGATCGGGTACCCCGACGAGGACGGCGAGTTCGAGTTGCTCCAGCGTCGGGCCGGCCGCGTCGAGCAGAGCCCCTCCGTCGAGACGGTGCTGTCGCCCGAGGAAGTCGACGAACTGCGAGCGCTACCGGAGTCGATCACCGTCGAAGACGACGTGTTGCGCTACGTCTCGAACGTCGCCCGGGCGACCCGAGAGCACCGCCACGTGGACGTGGGTGTCTCGCCTCGTGGCACCCAGCGACTCTTCGAGGCGGTCCGTGCTCGGGCGCTGATCCGCGGTCGGGAGTTCGTGACGCCCGACGACGTGAAGGCCGTCGCACAGCCGGTGCTGGCCCATCGAGTCGTGCTGACGCCGGAGGCCCGCGTCGAGAACGTCGCCGAGGCGGCCGTCGTCGAGAGCGTGCTGGACGACGTGCCCGTGCCGACCGTGGCTCGCCAGTAG